The Candidatus Synechococcus calcipolaris G9 nucleotide sequence CGTCGCCCCGTGCCCCCCGTTGCTCCCAAAACCAAGATGAGGCCCGTGCCGCCGTAGGATACCCCTTTCATTTCAAGTGGCAAGAATGGCTCCAACCCGGCCCGTATATCACTAAGTAAGCCACTAAAGTTACCGATAAAGGGTAGGGTTTCAAAATAGGCCAAGGTCTGGGCAAAACGTTTAATATCCCAGGGTGCATTATTGGTCGATGTCATAGCGGATCGTATTACAGAACTAATTCCCATTGTAGAGATAGATAAATTTCAGGTATTGTCCTGTATTAAAACCTGCATTAAAAACGCTTCAACCCAGGGCAGGGAGTATCAATGCCTATAATGTAGATACCGAGTATAAAACCCCTATTGTCCTGGTCGGCAATGCGCTGCGCCCCAACCCCTGAAAATGAATTTGAACGTCTCCAGGCCCTGGTCAGTTATCACGTTCTGGATACGGATCCAGAGGCGGAGTTTGACGAATTAACCCAACTGGTGGCAGCGGTCTGTGATGTTCCGATCGCCCTGGTGAGTTTAGTGGACTCTGGGCGGCAGTGGTTTAAGTCCAAGGTGGGAATTGATGCCAGCGAAAGTGGTCGGGATGTTGCCTTTTGTGCCCATGCGATTTTGCAACCCGATTTATTTGTTATTCCCGATGCCCTAGAGGATGAACGCTTTTTTGACAATCCCTTTGTCACCGATGGCATTAAGATTCGTTTTTATGCGGGAATGCCCCTGATTACGGAGGATGGCTTTGCCCTGGGAACCCTCTGTGTGATTGACCAGAAGCCACGGCAATTAACGGCTGTCCAAGAGCGCACCATCAAAACCCTGGCCCATCAGGTAGTGAATCAACTAGAGTTACGGCGGCATTTACTGGAAGCCCAAAGCAACCGCGATCGCCACCAAGAGGTGATGGCCCTTCAGTTGGCTATTTTGAATAGTGCCAATTACTCGATTATTGCCACCGATGTCCATGGTTTTATTACCCTCTTTAATCGAATCGCAGAGCAGTGGTTGGGCTACGAAGCCGAGGATGTGATCGGTCGTTTAACGCCTGCCATCTTCCATGATCCAACGGAGGTAGCCCAGCGGGCGATCGCCCTGAGTAAGGAATTTGGCTACAATATTGCCCCTGGTTTTGAAGTGTTTGTGGCCAAGGCCCGCTTGGGGGCTGTGGATGAACAGGAATGGACTTACATCGGTCGGGATGGCAGTCGGCGGCCCGTACGGTTATCGGTGACAGCGACTCGAGATCCCCAGGGCAATATCACTGGCTTCATGGGCATTGCCAATGATATTTCTATTCAGAAAAAAATTGAAGCCCAACTACGTCTACGGGATCGGGCGATCGCCGCCAGTACCAATGGCATTGTGATTACGGATCATCGCTTGCCCGATCGGCCAATGATCTATGTCAATCCTGCCTTTGAGAAAATCACTGGCTATCGGGCCGCTGAGGTTTTGGGCAAAAACTGTCGCTTTTTACAGGGGAAAGATCGTCATCAAGCGGGGCTACAGGCCCTACGGGGGGCGATCGCCAAGGGATTATCCTGTCGGGTAATTTTACGAAATTTCCGCAAAAATGGCCGCCCCTTTTGGAATGAACTTTCAGTCTCACCCATTTACGATGACCAGGGGGAACTCACCCACTACATTGGCATTCAAAGTGATGTCACCGAGCGTAAACGGGCCGAAGTCAGCCTGCGGAAACAAATGCAGCGGGCAACCCTCCTGCGCCAGATCACCGAAGAAATTCGCCAACGCCTAGAGCGGGATCATATTTGCCGAACGGCGGTGGAAAAATTGGGGCCGGCCTTGATAGCGAGTCGTTGCATCATTTATTGCTATCATCCCCAGCCCACGCCAGCCCTGAGTCTAGTTGCCGAATACCGAGATACGGGCATTGATTCGGTGCAGACCTTATCCAGTGCCATTGAGGCCCACTTACTCCAACTTCAGGAGAAAATTGACCTGAAAAATGATCAGGTCATGGCGATCAAGGATGTCTACCAAGAACCCAGTTTAGCCAATCTCCACGATTGCTGTGAGCAACTCGGCGTGAAATCCGTCCTCTTAAGTCGCACCTCCTATCGGGGCCAGACCAATGGCATTTTAATTGCCCATCAATGTGGTCGTCATCGGGATTGGAGTCCGGCGGATCAGGAGCTTTTTGCTAGTGTGGCGGCCCAGGTGGGGATTGGCCTCGCCCAGGTACAACTGTTGGAGCAGGAAACGGAACAACGGCAACAACTTGAGCAGCAAAACCAGGAACTAGAGCAGGCCCGCCTCAGTGCCGAACTGGCCAACCGCGCCAAGAGTGAATTTTTGGCCACCATGAGCCATGAAATTCGCACCCCCATGAATGCGGTTCTAGGGTTTACCAACCTATTGTTAGATACGACTCTCAATGATCAGCAACGGGATTTTGTCCAAACCATTTACCAGGCAGGGGATGCCCTCCTTTCGATTATTAATGATATTCTTGACTTTTCTAAAATTGAGTCGGGCAAACTGGTTCTGGAGCAACAGCCCTTTGAGTTGCGGGACTGCCTAGAAGATGTTCTCAGTTTGTTAGCCAGTAAGGCCGAGGAAAAAAGTCTTGAACTTCTCTATACCATTACACCGCAAACGCCGGATTTAGTGCGCGGCGACATTACCCGACTACGGCAGATTTTAGTCAATTTGGTGGGCAATGGCCTCAAGTTTACCCACGCAGGGAGTGTGAGTATTCATCTGGACGGGGGCCCAGTGCAAGCCAATGACCGGCAAGAGATCTTCTTTCGGGTGGTGGATACGGGTATTGGCATTCCCAGCGATCGCCTGGATCGACTCTTTAAGCCCTTTAGTCAGGTGGATGCCTCCACCACGCGGGAGTACGGCGGCACGGGTCTGGGTCTTGTCATTAGTGAGCGGCTCTGTCAGTTGATGGGCGGGCAGATGCAGGTCGAGAGTCATCCGGGCCAGGGAACGGCCTTTATCTTTAGCATTCAAGTGGAGGTGTTGGCCGCCTTTTCGGAGAGATCGCAGCCCGATGAACGGCTCAAGCTCTTGGCGGGTCATCGTATTTTAGTCGTGGATGACAATGGGGCCAGTCGGCAACTCCTGCAAACCCTGTTAAAGTCTTGGGGGATGGCGCCGGATATGTTTCCCAGTGGTGCTGCGGTCTTAGCGGCCGAACCCAATTGGCAACTCGCCCTCATTGATTTACAAATGCCGGAAATGAATGGTCTCCAATTGGCTGAAAAACTCCACAATCAACGTCCAGATATTCCCCTCGTGCTAATGACTCCCCTGAGTTGGTTGGAATCGACTACGGCAAAAAATCTCTGTGCCGGTTATGTCACTAAACCCCTGAAACCAAAGCAACTGGAGCAGGTTCTCTGTCAGATTGTTGAACCCACCACTGAGGCCAAGCGAAAGACGGAACGGCTGGCGATCGATCATGAGATGAGTCAACGCTACCCGCTGCGGATCCTTTTAGCGGAAGATAATGCTGTCAACCAAAAAGTAGCCCTGCATATTTTCCGGCGGATGGGCTACCGGGTGGATGTGGCCGCTAATGGTTTAGAAGTTTTAGACGCACTCCAACACCGCCCCTACGATGTGATTTTTATGGATGTACAAATGCCCAAGATGGATGGTTTGACGGCAACGGAACGGATCTGTGAAATGTGGCCCACCAGTCAACGGCCCTGGATTATTGCCATGACCGCCAATGCCCTAGCGGGCGATCGCGAGCGTTGTTTTCAATCGGGAATGGATGACTATATTAGCAAACCCATTAAGCTGGAAGACCTAGGGGATGCCATTAGTCGCTGCCGTAGTATTAAACCCAAATCTACCTATCCCCAGCAGTAATCTATTTTCAGTCATAATTCCAGTCATGATTTCCAGTCATAAAACTAACGATTAACCAGGAATCACGGGTCATACCATGGCAGATTTTCAGATTTGTGCCCCCTTTCAACCGGCCGGGGATCAACCCCAGGCGATCGCCCAATTGCGCCAAGGTATTTTAGGGGGCCAGCGTTTCCAAACCCTTTTGGGGGCTACCGGAACCGGCAAAACCCATACCATTGCCCGCGTCATTGCCGATTTGGGACGACCCACCCTCGTCCTCGCCCACAACAAAACCCTAGCGGCCCAACTATGTAACGAACTGCGGGAATTTTTCCCCCACAATGCGGTGGAATATTTTATTTCCTACTATGACTATTACCAGCCGGAGGCCTATATCCCGGTAACGGATACCTATATCGAAAAAACCGCCGCCATTAATGATGAAATTGATATGCTACGCCACTCGGCAACCCGATCCCTCTTTGAGCGGCGGGATGTGATTGTCGTTGCCTCCATTAGTTGTATTTACGGCTTAGGGATTCCGGCCGAGTACCTCAAGGCATCGATTCCGCTCCAGGTGGGAGAAGAAGTGGATCAACGCCAGCTTTTACGAAGTTTGGCGAGTATTCAGTACAGCCGCAATGATGTGGAAATTGGCCGGGGACGGTTCCGGGTGAAGGGAGATGTCCTCGAGATTGGCCCGGCCTACGAAGATCGCATTATTCGCCTGGAATTTTTTGGGGATGAAATTGATGCCATTCGCTATGTGGATCCGATTACTGGGGCAACCTTGCAAAGCCTAGAGGGCCTGAATATCTACCCGGCCCGCCACTTTGTTACCCCCGAAGATCGGCTAGAGATTGCCTGTGATCAGATTGCCGCTGAATTAGAAGTCCAGGTTTTAGCCCTAGAGCAGGCAGGCAAACTCCTCGAAGCCCAACGCATTAGCCAACGCACCCGCTATGACCTAGAAATGTTGCGGGAAGTAGGGTTTTGTAATGGGGTTGAAAACTATTCCCGTCATTTGGCGGGCCGGGAAGCCGGAGAACCCCCGGAATGTTTAGTGGATTATTTTCCCAATGACTGGCTGCTAGTGGTGGATGAGTCCCACGTCACTGTTCCCCAAATTCGGGCCATGTATAACGGCGATCAGGCCCGTAAGCGGGTCTTAATTGACCATGGCTTTCGTTTACCCAGTGCGGCGGATAATCGTCCCCTCAAAGCCGAGGAATTTTGGCAAAAGGTGACTCAAGCCATTTTTGTCTCGGCGACTCCCGGCAATTGGGAGCTAGAGATTTCGGGGGAGCAGGTGATTGAGCAGATTATTCGGCCCACGGGGGTGCTGGATCCAGAGGTGTTTGTCCGTCCCACAACCGGCCAGGTGGATGATCTATTGACGGAGATCCGCCTTCGTTGCGATCGCCAAGAACGGGTTTTAATTACCACCTTAACCAAACGCATGGCGGAGGATCTGACGGAATATTTCCAGGAACGGGATGTGCGGGTGCGCTATTTGCACTCAGACATTAATGCGATTCAGCGGATTGAAATCCTAGAGGATCTGCGCCAGGGATTATTTGATGTCTTAATTGGTGTCAACCTGCTGCGGGAAGGGTTAGACCTCCCGGAAGTCTCGCTTGTTGCCATTTTAGATGCGGACAAAGAGGGATTTCTGCGGGCAGAGCGATCGCTGATTCAAACCATGGGCCGGGCCGCCCGTCATATCCGGGGTCAAGCCATTCTCTATGCCGACAACTTAACCGATAGCATGGCTAAAGCCATTGATGAAACCGATCGCCGCCGCCAAATCCAACTAGCCCATAATCAAAAGCATGGCATTACTCCTCAACCCATTGTCAAAAAATCCGGAAATGCGATCCTGAAATTTTTGGATGTGTCCCGCCGTGTGAATGCCCAGGAGCTACAGGAACTCGATACCGTCGCCGCCGATATTTCCCTAGCAGAGATTCCGCCATTGATTGAGCAACTAGAGCAGCAGATGAAGGAAGCCGCTAAAAACCTGGAATTTGAAACCGCTGCCCAATACCGCGATCGCATTAAACACCTGCGCGATCGCCTCATTGGCCGTCAATCAGAAGGATAGGTTGCCATAGCCTTTGATTGGGGGAGTAGCTGAAGGTTATCAGGAGCATCCCGTCTATGCCTTGATCATGTGCTAGGTTTGAGTCATGAAGTTTGAGTGGGATGAGCGTAAAAACCAAAGGAACCTCATAAAGCATGGATTCGACTTTGCTGATGCTTTTCATATCTTTAAATCACCGATGCTTATCGAGTTTGATGATCGGCAAGATTATGGCGAGGATCGATGGATTGGCATCGGTTTATTGAGTGGGCGGGTTGTAGTTGTTGTCTACACCGAGTCTGGTGAAGAAAAAGTTCGCATCATCTCCATACGAAAGGCACTGACCTATGAACGCAGACGCTATGAACAATACATCCAAAACCGATTGGGCTAGAATTGATGCGATGAGCGATGAAGACATTGACACCTCTGATATTCCACCCCTTTCGGAGGAATTTTTTGCCAATGCACAATTGCGAATGCCTCAGTCACCAATAACAGTATCGGTTTTAGTTGATCTTGATACACTGACTTGGTTTCAGGCACAAGGAGAGAGTGCTGAACAACAGATGTCTATAGCGTTGAGAATTTATGCTGAGGTACATAAGGCTCATCAAGTATCGGCAAGCAAAAGTGAATAACTTCCAGCAAGCTAACAACGTGACATACTCCCGACGCTCATGCTGACCCTGACTGGGGGCGAGAGCCAACACACTCCCCTTATCCCCAATGTCCTAAAGAAACAGGCGACAGCTATATGAACTACAGAAACTACATCACGATCGAACCCAATAAACGCGGCGGTAAACCTTGTGTACGTGGTTTGCGAATTACAGTTTATGAAGTGCTTGAGTACCTAGCTTCCGAGATGACCGAAGCAGAAATTCTCGATGATTTTCCCGATCTGACACGAGAAGACTTAAAAGCCTGTATTGCCTATGCTGCTGACCGTGAGCGTCGGTTTATGACTGTTCCACTATCCCCATGAAATTACTGTTTGATGAAAACTTATCGCCTAAATTGCCGAACCGTTTGAGCGATCTTTTTCCAAACTCGCTTCACGTTCGAGATGTGGGAATGGAAGCAACACCCGACCCAATAGTTTGGGATTATGCAAAAGACAACGATTTGATGATTGTCTCTAAAGATGCTGATATGCACGATCTGAGCTTAGTATGGGGGAATCCACCAAAAGTCATTTGGCTTCGACTTGGAAACTGTTCGACATTGCAAGTTGAGAATTTGTTGCGTCAGGAGTTTTTTATTATTAAATTATTTTATGCAGATAAAAACTTATCACTGCTTGCTTTATAGCTATCGTCACTTAGTTTAAGCCTGTTTAAGACGGGGTGCAGAGGTGGAACCCCTATAGGCAAAAAAAGAGGCCCCTAGAGGCCCCTTTTCTTTTGTTGATCTAAGATGACTCAGAACGTATTAGAACGTAAAGGTCGTCCGCACAACCCCTAATACAAGGGGACTGTTACTGGTATTGCTGTTGGGATTAATGATTGTAATAATCCCTGGAGTTACAGCAATATTGGGGGTAAAGCGGAAGCGATAGAACCCTTCAATGTGGTAGCTATCAAAGGTACTGCGAGGGCCGCCATTCACTGGACTACTAATCATTTGCGGTGGTTGCCCAAAGATCAGACCTAAAACATCACCCCGATTCCACAGATCTGGTGCGGCGGCTGTCAACGCCCAGTTCATAATTTGGGCATTCCGACCATTGAATGGGCCTTGCTGAGCCGTCACATTGGAATAGCCAGCCCAACCGGAAACCCCAAATTTGGGCATCACTCGGTAGGAAAACTGGAAGCCAAAGCTATCCGCCGAATTATTGGCAACGCCATTGGTTCCGCCGGTGGGATTGTTGGACAAGCCCGCGTTAGAAGCAACAATAGGACCATAACCACTATTGGGATAGGCCGCACCAGTCCAGCTACTGCCTGTTCCACCCGTCACATCGGTGCCAAAGGAACGAATATAGGTCAAACCAAAGGCAAGATTTCGCACCGGTCGCACATCCACCTGTGCCAGAGCAGCATAGGCTCCCCCAAATAAACCAGAGTTAAAGGCAGTAAATCCACCACCCGTATTCGTAACCGTATTTGGACTATTGGCTCCGGGAGCAAGATAACCCAAGTTAAAGTCTAAGCCCGTACCCCGATCTTTGTTGTCCAGTAAGGTATACCGGAATGTTACCCCAGCCCCAGCACCAGGATTACGAAAAATGGGGTTGTAGCGACCAAACCGAGAGAGGGCACCATTATCCCCGGAACTGAGGAGCGGGTTAAAGGTTTGCACGTTATCAGTGAAGTCACCGCCCTGGGCATCAACAATTAAGCGACCCCGACCATCCTTAGTAATGGGAAAGCGATAGTAGAGCTTGTTCAGTACAAATCCATTGCCCGTATTAGCCTCATAGGCTAACCGACCCATATTAGTACCAGTAACGGCATTGTAGCCCTGGATATTACCGGACTGCAAGCGAATTCGCAGTTGATCCCGCCCGTAAAAGCTGGTATCGAGAATCAAACGTGTCCGATGAGAAAACACTGGATTGTTGTTGATGTTTGCATTCGATCCCCCTACGTTAACAGTGGGGTCAGCAATCCCGCTGCCAGGAAAAACACCCGATACAT carries:
- a CDS encoding response regulator, which produces MRCAPTPENEFERLQALVSYHVLDTDPEAEFDELTQLVAAVCDVPIALVSLVDSGRQWFKSKVGIDASESGRDVAFCAHAILQPDLFVIPDALEDERFFDNPFVTDGIKIRFYAGMPLITEDGFALGTLCVIDQKPRQLTAVQERTIKTLAHQVVNQLELRRHLLEAQSNRDRHQEVMALQLAILNSANYSIIATDVHGFITLFNRIAEQWLGYEAEDVIGRLTPAIFHDPTEVAQRAIALSKEFGYNIAPGFEVFVAKARLGAVDEQEWTYIGRDGSRRPVRLSVTATRDPQGNITGFMGIANDISIQKKIEAQLRLRDRAIAASTNGIVITDHRLPDRPMIYVNPAFEKITGYRAAEVLGKNCRFLQGKDRHQAGLQALRGAIAKGLSCRVILRNFRKNGRPFWNELSVSPIYDDQGELTHYIGIQSDVTERKRAEVSLRKQMQRATLLRQITEEIRQRLERDHICRTAVEKLGPALIASRCIIYCYHPQPTPALSLVAEYRDTGIDSVQTLSSAIEAHLLQLQEKIDLKNDQVMAIKDVYQEPSLANLHDCCEQLGVKSVLLSRTSYRGQTNGILIAHQCGRHRDWSPADQELFASVAAQVGIGLAQVQLLEQETEQRQQLEQQNQELEQARLSAELANRAKSEFLATMSHEIRTPMNAVLGFTNLLLDTTLNDQQRDFVQTIYQAGDALLSIINDILDFSKIESGKLVLEQQPFELRDCLEDVLSLLASKAEEKSLELLYTITPQTPDLVRGDITRLRQILVNLVGNGLKFTHAGSVSIHLDGGPVQANDRQEIFFRVVDTGIGIPSDRLDRLFKPFSQVDASTTREYGGTGLGLVISERLCQLMGGQMQVESHPGQGTAFIFSIQVEVLAAFSERSQPDERLKLLAGHRILVVDDNGASRQLLQTLLKSWGMAPDMFPSGAAVLAAEPNWQLALIDLQMPEMNGLQLAEKLHNQRPDIPLVLMTPLSWLESTTAKNLCAGYVTKPLKPKQLEQVLCQIVEPTTEAKRKTERLAIDHEMSQRYPLRILLAEDNAVNQKVALHIFRRMGYRVDVAANGLEVLDALQHRPYDVIFMDVQMPKMDGLTATERICEMWPTSQRPWIIAMTANALAGDRERCFQSGMDDYISKPIKLEDLGDAISRCRSIKPKSTYPQQ
- the uvrB gene encoding excinuclease ABC subunit UvrB; this encodes MADFQICAPFQPAGDQPQAIAQLRQGILGGQRFQTLLGATGTGKTHTIARVIADLGRPTLVLAHNKTLAAQLCNELREFFPHNAVEYFISYYDYYQPEAYIPVTDTYIEKTAAINDEIDMLRHSATRSLFERRDVIVVASISCIYGLGIPAEYLKASIPLQVGEEVDQRQLLRSLASIQYSRNDVEIGRGRFRVKGDVLEIGPAYEDRIIRLEFFGDEIDAIRYVDPITGATLQSLEGLNIYPARHFVTPEDRLEIACDQIAAELEVQVLALEQAGKLLEAQRISQRTRYDLEMLREVGFCNGVENYSRHLAGREAGEPPECLVDYFPNDWLLVVDESHVTVPQIRAMYNGDQARKRVLIDHGFRLPSAADNRPLKAEEFWQKVTQAIFVSATPGNWELEISGEQVIEQIIRPTGVLDPEVFVRPTTGQVDDLLTEIRLRCDRQERVLITTLTKRMAEDLTEYFQERDVRVRYLHSDINAIQRIEILEDLRQGLFDVLIGVNLLREGLDLPEVSLVAILDADKEGFLRAERSLIQTMGRAARHIRGQAILYADNLTDSMAKAIDETDRRRQIQLAHNQKHGITPQPIVKKSGNAILKFLDVSRRVNAQELQELDTVAADISLAEIPPLIEQLEQQMKEAAKNLEFETAAQYRDRIKHLRDRLIGRQSEG
- a CDS encoding DUF433 domain-containing protein, with the translated sequence MNYRNYITIEPNKRGGKPCVRGLRITVYEVLEYLASEMTEAEILDDFPDLTREDLKACIAYAADRERRFMTVPLSP
- a CDS encoding iron uptake porin; the encoded protein is MSRVLWKLLLASPVLVTGLGVMNGAAIAAESSQELLNIDVAELQPTPGSESLLTLPTQSTEFIAQNRRNNQAPTPSVAELEGGPVVNPAPAQPHRQDQGLGVRRQMPQVTSVNQLSDVRPTDWAYQALASLVEKYGCIAGYPDGTFRGNRAATRYELAAALNACLDVISDRFATKEDLAALRKLMEEFAVELALVQGRVTNLEGRVSNLEATQFATITKLSGSVIFNVSGVFPGSGIADPTVNVGGSNANINNNPVFSHRTRLILDTSFYGRDQLRIRLQSGNIQGYNAVTGTNMGRLAYEANTGNGFVLNKLYYRFPITKDGRGRLIVDAQGGDFTDNVQTFNPLLSSGDNGALSRFGRYNPIFRNPGAGAGVTFRYTLLDNKDRGTGLDFNLGYLAPGANSPNTVTNTGGGFTAFNSGLFGGAYAALAQVDVRPVRNLAFGLTYIRSFGTDVTGGTGSSWTGAAYPNSGYGPIVASNAGLSNNPTGGTNGVANNSADSFGFQFSYRVMPKFGVSGWAGYSNVTAQQGPFNGRNAQIMNWALTAAAPDLWNRGDVLGLIFGQPPQMISSPVNGGPRSTFDSYHIEGFYRFRFTPNIAVTPGIITIINPNSNTSNSPLVLGVVRTTFTF
- a CDS encoding DUF5615 family PIN-like protein, producing MKLLFDENLSPKLPNRLSDLFPNSLHVRDVGMEATPDPIVWDYAKDNDLMIVSKDADMHDLSLVWGNPPKVIWLRLGNCSTLQVENLLRQEFFIIKLFYADKNLSLLAL
- a CDS encoding BrnT family toxin, which produces MKFEWDERKNQRNLIKHGFDFADAFHIFKSPMLIEFDDRQDYGEDRWIGIGLLSGRVVVVVYTESGEEKVRIISIRKALTYERRRYEQYIQNRLG